Proteins from a single region of Oreochromis niloticus isolate F11D_XX linkage group LG7, O_niloticus_UMD_NMBU, whole genome shotgun sequence:
- the nutf2 gene encoding nuclear transport factor 2 — protein MVDQPLWEQIGSSFVQHYYQMFDSDRSQLGSIYIDASCLTWEGQQYQGKRAIVEKLASLPFQKIAHSITAQDHQPTPDSCILSMVVGQLKADEDPIMGFHQSFILKNINDAWVCTNDMFRLAIHNFG, from the exons ATGGTGGACCAGCCTTTGTGGGAGCAGATAGGATCCAGCTTTGTGCAGCACTACTATCAGATGTTTGACTCTGACAGATCACAACTGGGATCTATATAT ATCGATGCATCATGCCTTACGTGGGAAGGACAGCAGTACCAGGGAAAAAGAGCAATTGTCGAGAAACTCGCT AGTCTCCCATTTCAAAAAATAGCGCATAGTATAACGGCGCAGGACCATCAGCCAACTCCAGACAGCTGCATCTTGAGTATGGTTGTAGGACAGCTTAAA gcagATGAAGATCCCATTATGGGTTTCCATCAGAGTTTCATCCTGAAGAACATTAACGATGCATGGGTGTGCACCAATGACATGTTCAGGCTGGCCATTCACAATTTCGGTTAA